The following proteins come from a genomic window of Nymphalis io chromosome 6, ilAglIoxx1.1, whole genome shotgun sequence:
- the LOC126769126 gene encoding angiotensin-converting enzyme-like isoform X3, whose amino-acid sequence MLKIGGGAVLIAAIVAVFVVATQGRDPDLEASEQEGREYIMHLDKMAGLRKNKASLAEWAYTSNITEENEEKRIQVQLELSKQEKQAWEETKMYRWQDFQDFSLRRMFKKYSQLGVSALPDDKYKLLMQCVSGMESNYATSKICDYKNATKCDLALEPDITEIFAKSQDPEELKHAWLEWHNAAGARARNNFTQYVQLDNEAAKLNGFKDVAEWWQSEYEVPDFEQQLAKLWEDVKPLYQQLHAYVRKRLRDKYGENIVSAKGPIPAHLLGNMWAQTWNNIESFTRPYPDKKEIDITKAMKDQNYTPLKMFQMSDEFFRSLNLTAMPEKFWNNSIIEKPTDREIVCHASAWDFYDGEDFRIKQCSTVDYEYFQTTHHEMGHIQYFLQYKHQPVVFRDGANPGFHEAVGDTIALSVSSPKHLRRVGLVSGDAEDEQTEINQLYKMGIDKIVFLPFAYTLDLFRYGVFRGTTSADDYNCHYWRLRDALQGVEPPAARSEDDFDAAAKYHVSADVEYARYYVSFIIQFQFHRALCQLAGEYVPEDLTKKLVDCDIYQSVNAGNALSNMLKMGSSKPWPDAMEALTGQRAMRADGLLEYFRPLHEWLQAENQRTGEYIGWEPSKIQYCTAEQLAALEQAQQDGKDS is encoded by the exons ATGTTGAAGATCGGTGGCGGCGCGGTGCTGATCGCCGCCATCGTGGCTGTATTCGTGGTCGCCACACAAGGCCGAGATCCGGACTTGGAGGCATCGGAACAGGAAGGCAGAGAGTATATCATGCATTTGGACAAGATGGCCGGTCTTAGGAAGAACAAAGCCAGCCTGGCTGAGTGGGCATACACATCTAACATCACAGAGGAGAACGAAGAAAAAAGG atacAAGTCCAGCTCGAGCTGTCGAAGCAAGAGAAACAAGCGTGGGAAGAGACAAAGATGTACAGGTGGCAGGACTTCCAAGATTTCTCCCTTCGAAGGATGTTCAAGAAGTACAGTCAATTGGGTGTGTCAGCGCTGCCCGATGACAAGTACAAGCTGTTGATGCAGTGTGTCTCGGGAATGGAATCAAATTATGCAACTTCCAAAATCTGTGATTACAAGAATGCCACTAAATGTGACTTAGCGTTAGAACCAG ATATAACAGAGATATTTGCAAAGAGTCAAGACCCTGAAGAGCTGAAGCACGCCTGGTTGGAGTGGCACAACGCAGCTGGAGCAAGGGCTAGAAACAATTTCACTCAATATGTACAATTGGATAATGAAGCGGCAAAACTGAAtg gATTCAAAGATGTGGCTGAATGGTGGCAATCAGAATATGAAGTTCCTGATTTCGAACAACAATTAGCAAAGCTATGGGAGGACGTCAAACCATTGTATCAACAGCTTCACGCTTATGTGAGAAAACGCCTTCGTGACAAGTATGGAGAAAATATAGTTTCAGCGAAAGGACCAATACCTGCGCATTTGTTAG gTAACATGTGGGCACAGACGTGGAACAACATCGAATCCTTCACACGTCCATATCCCGATAAGAAAGAAATCGATATCACAAAGGCGATGAAAGACCAAAATTACACACCTCTGAAAATGTTCCAAATGTCCGATGAATTCTTTAGATCCCTTAACTTGACAGCGATGCCTGAGAAATTCTGGAACAATTCTATTATTGAAAAGCCGACTGACAGGGAGATAGTCTGTCATGCGTCAGCTTGGGACTTCTATGATGGAGAAGATTTTAG GATCAAACAGTGCTCAACAGTTGATTACGAATATTTCCAAACGACACACCACGAAATGGGCCACATACAGTACTTCCTACAATATAAACACCAACCTGTGGTATTCAGAGATGGAGCAAACCCAG GTTTCCATGAAGCTGTGGGTGACACGATAGCTTTATCAGTATCTTCGCCGAAACATTTAAGGCGCGTTGGTTTGGTTAGTGGGGATGCTGAAGATGAACAAACTGAAATAAATCAACTATACAAAATG GGCATAGACAAGATCGTGTTCCTGCCGTTCGCGTACACCCTGGACCTGTTCCGCTACGGCGTGTTCCGCGGCACGACGAGCGCGGACGACTACAACTGCCACTACTGGCGCCTGCGCGACGCGCTGCAGGGCGTGgagccgcccgccgcgcgctcCGAGGACGACTTCGACGCCGCCGCCAAGTACCACGTGTCCGCCGACGTGGAGTACGCCCG ATACTACGTGTCGTTCATAATTCAGTTCCAATTCCACCGCGCTTTATGTCAGCTCGCCGGGGAATATGTGCCCGAAGATCTCACCAAGAAACTGGTTGACTGTGACATCTACCAGAGCGTCAATGCTGGAAATGCTCTCTC CAACATGTTGAAGATGGGTTCATCAAAGCCGTGGCCAGACGCGATGGAGGCGTTGACCGGTCAGCGTGCCATGCGAGCGGATGGTCTCCTAGAGTACTTCCGTCCTCTGCACGAGTGGCTGCAGGCGGAGAATCAGAGGACTGGAGAGTATATCGGCTGGGAGCCCAGCAAAATAC AATACTGCACGGCGGAGCAGCTCGCCGCGCTGGAGCAAGCGCAGCAGGACGGCAAGGACTCGTGA
- the LOC126769126 gene encoding angiotensin-converting enzyme-like isoform X1, whose amino-acid sequence MSKVKTMLKIGGGAVLIAAIVAVFVVATQGRDPDLEASEQEGREYIMHLDKMAGLRKNKASLAEWAYTSNITEENEEKRIQVQLELSKQEKQAWEETKMYRWQDFQDFSLRRMFKKYSQLGVSALPDDKYKLLMQCVSGMESNYATSKICDYKNATKCDLALEPDITEIFAKSQDPEELKHAWLEWHNAAGARARNNFTQYVQLDNEAAKLNGFKDVAEWWQSEYEVPDFEQQLAKLWEDVKPLYQQLHAYVRKRLRDKYGENIVSAKGPIPAHLLGNMWAQTWNNIESFTRPYPDKKEIDITKAMKDQNYTPLKMFQMSDEFFRSLNLTAMPEKFWNNSIIEKPTDREIVCHASAWDFYDGEDFRIKMCTSVNMEHFKVVHHEMGHIQYYLQYKDKPVVFRAGANPGFHEAVGDTIALSVSSPKHLRRVGLVSGDAEDEQTEINQLYKMGIDKIVFLPFAYTLDLFRYGVFRGTTSADDYNCHYWRLRDALQGVEPPAARSEDDFDAAAKYHVSADVEYARYYVSFIIQFQFHRALCQLAGEYVPEDLTKKLVDCDIYQSVNAGNALSNMLKMGSSKPWPDAMEALTGQRAMRADGLLEYFRPLHEWLQAENQRTGEYIGWEPSKIQYCTAEQLAALEQAQQDGKDS is encoded by the exons ACAATGTTGAAGATCGGTGGCGGCGCGGTGCTGATCGCCGCCATCGTGGCTGTATTCGTGGTCGCCACACAAGGCCGAGATCCGGACTTGGAGGCATCGGAACAGGAAGGCAGAGAGTATATCATGCATTTGGACAAGATGGCCGGTCTTAGGAAGAACAAAGCCAGCCTGGCTGAGTGGGCATACACATCTAACATCACAGAGGAGAACGAAGAAAAAAGG atacAAGTCCAGCTCGAGCTGTCGAAGCAAGAGAAACAAGCGTGGGAAGAGACAAAGATGTACAGGTGGCAGGACTTCCAAGATTTCTCCCTTCGAAGGATGTTCAAGAAGTACAGTCAATTGGGTGTGTCAGCGCTGCCCGATGACAAGTACAAGCTGTTGATGCAGTGTGTCTCGGGAATGGAATCAAATTATGCAACTTCCAAAATCTGTGATTACAAGAATGCCACTAAATGTGACTTAGCGTTAGAACCAG ATATAACAGAGATATTTGCAAAGAGTCAAGACCCTGAAGAGCTGAAGCACGCCTGGTTGGAGTGGCACAACGCAGCTGGAGCAAGGGCTAGAAACAATTTCACTCAATATGTACAATTGGATAATGAAGCGGCAAAACTGAAtg gATTCAAAGATGTGGCTGAATGGTGGCAATCAGAATATGAAGTTCCTGATTTCGAACAACAATTAGCAAAGCTATGGGAGGACGTCAAACCATTGTATCAACAGCTTCACGCTTATGTGAGAAAACGCCTTCGTGACAAGTATGGAGAAAATATAGTTTCAGCGAAAGGACCAATACCTGCGCATTTGTTAG gTAACATGTGGGCACAGACGTGGAACAACATCGAATCCTTCACACGTCCATATCCCGATAAGAAAGAAATCGATATCACAAAGGCGATGAAAGACCAAAATTACACACCTCTGAAAATGTTCCAAATGTCCGATGAATTCTTTAGATCCCTTAACTTGACAGCGATGCCTGAGAAATTCTGGAACAATTCTATTATTGAAAAGCCGACTGACAGGGAGATAGTCTGTCATGCGTCAGCTTGGGACTTCTATGATGGAGAAGATTTTAG GATCAAAATGTGCACATCAGTGAATATGGAGCATTTCAAGGTAGTTCATCACGAAATGGGTCACATCCAGTATTACTTGCAGTACAAAGATAAGCCAGTAGTTTTCAGAGCTGGAGCGAACCCAG GTTTCCATGAAGCTGTGGGTGACACGATAGCTTTATCAGTATCTTCGCCGAAACATTTAAGGCGCGTTGGTTTGGTTAGTGGGGATGCTGAAGATGAACAAACTGAAATAAATCAACTATACAAAATG GGCATAGACAAGATCGTGTTCCTGCCGTTCGCGTACACCCTGGACCTGTTCCGCTACGGCGTGTTCCGCGGCACGACGAGCGCGGACGACTACAACTGCCACTACTGGCGCCTGCGCGACGCGCTGCAGGGCGTGgagccgcccgccgcgcgctcCGAGGACGACTTCGACGCCGCCGCCAAGTACCACGTGTCCGCCGACGTGGAGTACGCCCG ATACTACGTGTCGTTCATAATTCAGTTCCAATTCCACCGCGCTTTATGTCAGCTCGCCGGGGAATATGTGCCCGAAGATCTCACCAAGAAACTGGTTGACTGTGACATCTACCAGAGCGTCAATGCTGGAAATGCTCTCTC CAACATGTTGAAGATGGGTTCATCAAAGCCGTGGCCAGACGCGATGGAGGCGTTGACCGGTCAGCGTGCCATGCGAGCGGATGGTCTCCTAGAGTACTTCCGTCCTCTGCACGAGTGGCTGCAGGCGGAGAATCAGAGGACTGGAGAGTATATCGGCTGGGAGCCCAGCAAAATAC AATACTGCACGGCGGAGCAGCTCGCCGCGCTGGAGCAAGCGCAGCAGGACGGCAAGGACTCGTGA
- the LOC126769124 gene encoding angiotensin-converting enzyme-like isoform X1, which yields MPCGYCSETTKKVLLIMFKILVELALVGAIASVFIVAAQGRAAERAAEEASGREYMRNLDELMSKAKNKATIAAWDYQSNITTYNEERMLQVSLEIAEEEKEYWKETMTYLWREFEDPDLKRMFEKYSILGTAALPEDLNERLIQAISNMQSTYAKATICDYKDPKKCDLYVEPEITNTFAQSDDPEELKYTWLEWHKAAGAASKNNFTEYVNMYNEAAKLNGFESVAEWWLSTYEEPDSEEQFADLWDQVKPLYQQIHAYVRRHLRLKYGEDVVSAKGPIPAHLLGNIWAQTWNNVEKFTRPYPEKPDVDVTAALVSQNYTALKIFKTAEEFFKSLNLSGMPDIFWERSIIEKPDDGRDMVCHASAWDFFDGEDFRIKQCTTITNAFFKTTHHEMGHIQYYLQYKDLPVIYRAGANPGFHEAVGDVIALSVSTPKHLRVMGLLEDGPDDLESNINQLYKMGLDKIVFLPFAYLLDLFRYGVFRGTTTVNDYNCHFWQLRETLQGVEPPATRTEDDFDAAAKYHVSADVEYMRYYISYIIQFQFHRSLCQLAGEYVPGDSSKLLSNCDIYRSTEAGNALGKMLQLGSSKPWPDAMEAITGQRKMDASGVLEYFEPLYEWLKTENERSGEYIGWEPSTVQYCTEAQRNIMKNSEFSKRLVKYGRA from the exons ATGCCTTGTGGATATTGCTCTGAAACCactaaaaaggttttactt aTAATGTTTAAGATCCTCGTAGAGTTGGCCCTTGTTGGGGCGATAGCCTCAGTCTTCATAGTTGCAGCTCAAGGCCGCGCAGCTGAGCGAGCAGCTGAAGAGGCGTCGGGAAGAGAGTATATGCGAAACTTGGATGAGCTGATGTCTAAAGCTAAGAACAAAGCAACGATTGCTGCCTGGGATTACCAGTCAAATATCACCACTTATAATGAAGAAAGAATG CTACAAGTCTCTCTTGAAATAGCAGAAGAAGAGAAAGAGTATTGGAAAGAAACAATGACGTATTTGTGGCGTGAATTTGAAGACCCTGACCTAAAGCGAATGTTCgagaaatattcaattttaggCACAGCTGCTTTACCAGAGGACTTAAATGAAAGGTTGATCCAGGCTATCAGTAATATGCAATCTACGTACGCCAAGGCAACAATTTGTGACTATAAGGATCCTAAAAAATGTGATTTGTATGTAGAACCAG AGATAACAAACACGTTTGCTCAAAGTGACGATCCAGAAGAACTGAAATATACCTGGTTAGAATGGCACAAGGCAGCAGGTGCTGCTTCTAAAAATAACTTCACAGAATATGTCAATATGTACAATGAAGCTGCTAAGTTGAACG GTTTCGAGAGTGTAGCTGAGTGGTGGTTAAGCACTTATGAAGAACCAGATAGTGAAGAACAGTTTGCCGATCTCTGGGACCAAGTTAAGCCTTTATATCAGCAGATACATGCATATGTCAGACGCCACTTAAGACTCAAATATGGCGAAGACGTAGTATCAGCAAAAGGGCCGATACCTGCTCATTTATTAG GAAATATTTGGGCGCAAACTTGGAACAACGTTGAGAAGTTCACGAGGCCGTATCCTGAAAAACCTGACGTAGATGTTACAGCGGCTCTCGTCAGTCag AATTACACAGCtctaaaaatctttaaaacagCTGAAGAGTTTTTCAAATCATTAAATTTGAGCGGTATGCCAGATATTTTCTGGGAAAGGTCAATTATTGAAAAACCCGACGATGGTCGGGATATGGTATGTCATGCGTCAGCGTGGGATTTCTTTGATGGGGAAgattttag gattAAGCAATGCACAACGATCACAAACGCTTTTTTCAAGACAACTCACCATGAAATGGGTCACATACAATACTATCTGCAATACAAGGACTTGCCCGTAATATACAGAGCAGGAGCTAATCCAG gttTCCATGAAGCAGTCGGTGACGTTATCGCTCTATCAGTATCAACTCCAAAACATTTGCGTGTCATGGGCTTACTCGAAGACGGACCAGATGATTTAGAATCTAACATAAACCAACTATATAAGATG GGCTTGGATAAAATTGTTTTCCTGCCTTTCGCATACCTCCTAGACTTGTTCCGTTATGGTGTGTTCCGTGGTACGACCACTGTGAACGATTACAATTGTCACTTCTGGCAGCTGAGGGAAACTCTGCAAGGGGTTGAACCACCAGCGACTAGGACTGAGGATGACTTTGATGCTGCTGCTAAATACCATGTCTCTGCTGATGTTGAATATATGAG ATACTATATCTCATACATAATTCAGTTCCAATTCCATCGATCGTTGTGTCAGTTAGCTGGTGAGTACGTACCAGGTGATTCGAGCAAATTGTTGTCTAACTGTGACATTTATAGGAGCACCGAAGCCGGTAATGCTTTAGG taagatGTTGCAACTCGGCTCTTCGAAACCGTGGCCAGATGCGATGGAAGCTATTACAGGTCAGCGTAAGATGGATGCTAGTGGAGTACTAGAGTATTTTGAACCACTATACGAGTGGCTGAAGACAGAAAACGAACGTAGCGGAGAATATATTGGCTGGGAACCCAGTACCGTCC AATACTGTACAGAAGCACAGAGAAATATCATGAAGAACTCGGAGTTCAGCAAGAGACTAGTCAAGTACGGCCGCGCTTAA
- the LOC126769124 gene encoding angiotensin-converting enzyme-like isoform X2, translating into MFKILVELALVGAIASVFIVAAQGRAAERAAEEASGREYMRNLDELMSKAKNKATIAAWDYQSNITTYNEERMLQVSLEIAEEEKEYWKETMTYLWREFEDPDLKRMFEKYSILGTAALPEDLNERLIQAISNMQSTYAKATICDYKDPKKCDLYVEPEITNTFAQSDDPEELKYTWLEWHKAAGAASKNNFTEYVNMYNEAAKLNGFESVAEWWLSTYEEPDSEEQFADLWDQVKPLYQQIHAYVRRHLRLKYGEDVVSAKGPIPAHLLGNIWAQTWNNVEKFTRPYPEKPDVDVTAALVSQNYTALKIFKTAEEFFKSLNLSGMPDIFWERSIIEKPDDGRDMVCHASAWDFFDGEDFRIKQCTTITNAFFKTTHHEMGHIQYYLQYKDLPVIYRAGANPGFHEAVGDVIALSVSTPKHLRVMGLLEDGPDDLESNINQLYKMGLDKIVFLPFAYLLDLFRYGVFRGTTTVNDYNCHFWQLRETLQGVEPPATRTEDDFDAAAKYHVSADVEYMRYYISYIIQFQFHRSLCQLAGEYVPGDSSKLLSNCDIYRSTEAGNALGKMLQLGSSKPWPDAMEAITGQRKMDASGVLEYFEPLYEWLKTENERSGEYIGWEPSTVQYCTEAQRNIMKNSEFSKRLVKYGRA; encoded by the exons ATGTTTAAGATCCTCGTAGAGTTGGCCCTTGTTGGGGCGATAGCCTCAGTCTTCATAGTTGCAGCTCAAGGCCGCGCAGCTGAGCGAGCAGCTGAAGAGGCGTCGGGAAGAGAGTATATGCGAAACTTGGATGAGCTGATGTCTAAAGCTAAGAACAAAGCAACGATTGCTGCCTGGGATTACCAGTCAAATATCACCACTTATAATGAAGAAAGAATG CTACAAGTCTCTCTTGAAATAGCAGAAGAAGAGAAAGAGTATTGGAAAGAAACAATGACGTATTTGTGGCGTGAATTTGAAGACCCTGACCTAAAGCGAATGTTCgagaaatattcaattttaggCACAGCTGCTTTACCAGAGGACTTAAATGAAAGGTTGATCCAGGCTATCAGTAATATGCAATCTACGTACGCCAAGGCAACAATTTGTGACTATAAGGATCCTAAAAAATGTGATTTGTATGTAGAACCAG AGATAACAAACACGTTTGCTCAAAGTGACGATCCAGAAGAACTGAAATATACCTGGTTAGAATGGCACAAGGCAGCAGGTGCTGCTTCTAAAAATAACTTCACAGAATATGTCAATATGTACAATGAAGCTGCTAAGTTGAACG GTTTCGAGAGTGTAGCTGAGTGGTGGTTAAGCACTTATGAAGAACCAGATAGTGAAGAACAGTTTGCCGATCTCTGGGACCAAGTTAAGCCTTTATATCAGCAGATACATGCATATGTCAGACGCCACTTAAGACTCAAATATGGCGAAGACGTAGTATCAGCAAAAGGGCCGATACCTGCTCATTTATTAG GAAATATTTGGGCGCAAACTTGGAACAACGTTGAGAAGTTCACGAGGCCGTATCCTGAAAAACCTGACGTAGATGTTACAGCGGCTCTCGTCAGTCag AATTACACAGCtctaaaaatctttaaaacagCTGAAGAGTTTTTCAAATCATTAAATTTGAGCGGTATGCCAGATATTTTCTGGGAAAGGTCAATTATTGAAAAACCCGACGATGGTCGGGATATGGTATGTCATGCGTCAGCGTGGGATTTCTTTGATGGGGAAgattttag gattAAGCAATGCACAACGATCACAAACGCTTTTTTCAAGACAACTCACCATGAAATGGGTCACATACAATACTATCTGCAATACAAGGACTTGCCCGTAATATACAGAGCAGGAGCTAATCCAG gttTCCATGAAGCAGTCGGTGACGTTATCGCTCTATCAGTATCAACTCCAAAACATTTGCGTGTCATGGGCTTACTCGAAGACGGACCAGATGATTTAGAATCTAACATAAACCAACTATATAAGATG GGCTTGGATAAAATTGTTTTCCTGCCTTTCGCATACCTCCTAGACTTGTTCCGTTATGGTGTGTTCCGTGGTACGACCACTGTGAACGATTACAATTGTCACTTCTGGCAGCTGAGGGAAACTCTGCAAGGGGTTGAACCACCAGCGACTAGGACTGAGGATGACTTTGATGCTGCTGCTAAATACCATGTCTCTGCTGATGTTGAATATATGAG ATACTATATCTCATACATAATTCAGTTCCAATTCCATCGATCGTTGTGTCAGTTAGCTGGTGAGTACGTACCAGGTGATTCGAGCAAATTGTTGTCTAACTGTGACATTTATAGGAGCACCGAAGCCGGTAATGCTTTAGG taagatGTTGCAACTCGGCTCTTCGAAACCGTGGCCAGATGCGATGGAAGCTATTACAGGTCAGCGTAAGATGGATGCTAGTGGAGTACTAGAGTATTTTGAACCACTATACGAGTGGCTGAAGACAGAAAACGAACGTAGCGGAGAATATATTGGCTGGGAACCCAGTACCGTCC AATACTGTACAGAAGCACAGAGAAATATCATGAAGAACTCGGAGTTCAGCAAGAGACTAGTCAAGTACGGCCGCGCTTAA
- the LOC126769126 gene encoding angiotensin-converting enzyme-like isoform X2 — MSKVKTMLKIGGGAVLIAAIVAVFVVATQGRDPDLEASEQEGREYIMHLDKMAGLRKNKASLAEWAYTSNITEENEEKRIQVQLELSKQEKQAWEETKMYRWQDFQDFSLRRMFKKYSQLGVSALPDDKYKLLMQCVSGMESNYATSKICDYKNATKCDLALEPDITEIFAKSQDPEELKHAWLEWHNAAGARARNNFTQYVQLDNEAAKLNGFKDVAEWWQSEYEVPDFEQQLAKLWEDVKPLYQQLHAYVRKRLRDKYGENIVSAKGPIPAHLLGNMWAQTWNNIESFTRPYPDKKEIDITKAMKDQNYTPLKMFQMSDEFFRSLNLTAMPEKFWNNSIIEKPTDREIVCHASAWDFYDGEDFRIKQCSTVDYEYFQTTHHEMGHIQYFLQYKHQPVVFRDGANPGFHEAVGDTIALSVSSPKHLRRVGLVSGDAEDEQTEINQLYKMGIDKIVFLPFAYTLDLFRYGVFRGTTSADDYNCHYWRLRDALQGVEPPAARSEDDFDAAAKYHVSADVEYARYYVSFIIQFQFHRALCQLAGEYVPEDLTKKLVDCDIYQSVNAGNALSNMLKMGSSKPWPDAMEALTGQRAMRADGLLEYFRPLHEWLQAENQRTGEYIGWEPSKIQYCTAEQLAALEQAQQDGKDS, encoded by the exons ACAATGTTGAAGATCGGTGGCGGCGCGGTGCTGATCGCCGCCATCGTGGCTGTATTCGTGGTCGCCACACAAGGCCGAGATCCGGACTTGGAGGCATCGGAACAGGAAGGCAGAGAGTATATCATGCATTTGGACAAGATGGCCGGTCTTAGGAAGAACAAAGCCAGCCTGGCTGAGTGGGCATACACATCTAACATCACAGAGGAGAACGAAGAAAAAAGG atacAAGTCCAGCTCGAGCTGTCGAAGCAAGAGAAACAAGCGTGGGAAGAGACAAAGATGTACAGGTGGCAGGACTTCCAAGATTTCTCCCTTCGAAGGATGTTCAAGAAGTACAGTCAATTGGGTGTGTCAGCGCTGCCCGATGACAAGTACAAGCTGTTGATGCAGTGTGTCTCGGGAATGGAATCAAATTATGCAACTTCCAAAATCTGTGATTACAAGAATGCCACTAAATGTGACTTAGCGTTAGAACCAG ATATAACAGAGATATTTGCAAAGAGTCAAGACCCTGAAGAGCTGAAGCACGCCTGGTTGGAGTGGCACAACGCAGCTGGAGCAAGGGCTAGAAACAATTTCACTCAATATGTACAATTGGATAATGAAGCGGCAAAACTGAAtg gATTCAAAGATGTGGCTGAATGGTGGCAATCAGAATATGAAGTTCCTGATTTCGAACAACAATTAGCAAAGCTATGGGAGGACGTCAAACCATTGTATCAACAGCTTCACGCTTATGTGAGAAAACGCCTTCGTGACAAGTATGGAGAAAATATAGTTTCAGCGAAAGGACCAATACCTGCGCATTTGTTAG gTAACATGTGGGCACAGACGTGGAACAACATCGAATCCTTCACACGTCCATATCCCGATAAGAAAGAAATCGATATCACAAAGGCGATGAAAGACCAAAATTACACACCTCTGAAAATGTTCCAAATGTCCGATGAATTCTTTAGATCCCTTAACTTGACAGCGATGCCTGAGAAATTCTGGAACAATTCTATTATTGAAAAGCCGACTGACAGGGAGATAGTCTGTCATGCGTCAGCTTGGGACTTCTATGATGGAGAAGATTTTAG GATCAAACAGTGCTCAACAGTTGATTACGAATATTTCCAAACGACACACCACGAAATGGGCCACATACAGTACTTCCTACAATATAAACACCAACCTGTGGTATTCAGAGATGGAGCAAACCCAG GTTTCCATGAAGCTGTGGGTGACACGATAGCTTTATCAGTATCTTCGCCGAAACATTTAAGGCGCGTTGGTTTGGTTAGTGGGGATGCTGAAGATGAACAAACTGAAATAAATCAACTATACAAAATG GGCATAGACAAGATCGTGTTCCTGCCGTTCGCGTACACCCTGGACCTGTTCCGCTACGGCGTGTTCCGCGGCACGACGAGCGCGGACGACTACAACTGCCACTACTGGCGCCTGCGCGACGCGCTGCAGGGCGTGgagccgcccgccgcgcgctcCGAGGACGACTTCGACGCCGCCGCCAAGTACCACGTGTCCGCCGACGTGGAGTACGCCCG ATACTACGTGTCGTTCATAATTCAGTTCCAATTCCACCGCGCTTTATGTCAGCTCGCCGGGGAATATGTGCCCGAAGATCTCACCAAGAAACTGGTTGACTGTGACATCTACCAGAGCGTCAATGCTGGAAATGCTCTCTC CAACATGTTGAAGATGGGTTCATCAAAGCCGTGGCCAGACGCGATGGAGGCGTTGACCGGTCAGCGTGCCATGCGAGCGGATGGTCTCCTAGAGTACTTCCGTCCTCTGCACGAGTGGCTGCAGGCGGAGAATCAGAGGACTGGAGAGTATATCGGCTGGGAGCCCAGCAAAATAC AATACTGCACGGCGGAGCAGCTCGCCGCGCTGGAGCAAGCGCAGCAGGACGGCAAGGACTCGTGA